In Maridesulfovibrio sp., a single genomic region encodes these proteins:
- the argF gene encoding ornithine carbamoyltransferase codes for MIRNLLKINDVPRSELGQLLLRAKELKDNKIQNDSLAGKTVILIFEKASTRTRVSFDIAIEQLGGHSVFMTPAESQLGRSEPLEDTAQVLSRYADALVVRTFGQEKVRTLADNASIPVINALTDRYHPCQVLSDMLTIYERTPDLNKVHVAWVGDGNNMAHSWINAAIYFPFYLTMAFPKGYEPDRDILSRALSMGAKINLSYDPVEAVKGAHYVNTDVFASMGQEEEQKKREIAFDGYQVNAELLKHADPDCKIMHCLPAHRGEEVTAEVLDGPNSIIYDQAENRLHMQKAILEWAVNGLEVDLEAVSRVLGPVQAVPHMHTVE; via the coding sequence ATGATCAGAAATCTTCTGAAAATAAACGATGTTCCCCGTTCAGAACTCGGCCAGCTGCTGCTGCGGGCGAAAGAGCTGAAAGATAACAAGATTCAAAATGATTCCCTTGCCGGGAAAACCGTTATTCTTATCTTTGAGAAGGCGTCCACCCGTACAAGGGTTTCCTTTGATATTGCCATTGAGCAGCTCGGCGGTCACTCCGTCTTTATGACTCCAGCCGAATCCCAGCTTGGAAGAAGTGAACCGCTTGAAGATACCGCGCAGGTCCTTTCCCGCTATGCGGATGCCCTGGTTGTACGTACTTTCGGTCAGGAAAAGGTGCGCACCCTTGCGGATAATGCCTCCATTCCGGTTATCAACGCACTTACAGACAGATATCATCCCTGTCAGGTGCTGAGCGATATGCTGACCATCTATGAGCGGACCCCGGACCTTAACAAGGTGCACGTGGCCTGGGTGGGAGACGGCAACAACATGGCCCACTCATGGATAAACGCGGCAATTTATTTCCCGTTCTACCTGACCATGGCTTTCCCCAAAGGTTACGAGCCTGATCGTGATATTCTTTCCCGGGCACTGTCCATGGGGGCGAAGATCAACCTCAGCTATGATCCGGTGGAAGCTGTGAAGGGCGCACATTACGTGAACACCGACGTGTTCGCTTCCATGGGACAGGAAGAAGAGCAGAAAAAGCGTGAAATCGCTTTTGACGGCTATCAGGTCAATGCGGAACTGCTCAAGCATGCTGATCCGGATTGCAAGATCATGCACTGTCTGCCCGCCCATCGCGGAGAGGAAGTGACCGCTGAAGTTCTGGATGGACCAAACTCCATTATTTATGATCAGGCCGAGAACAGGCTGCATATGCAGAAAGCCATTCTCGAATGGGCTGTAAACGGTCTTGAAGTTG
- the ybeY gene encoding rRNA maturation RNase YbeY: MQEQVAVGVNLSMECLPLAEFPLSRQELVRLSGMLLNVLGLDCFDFDLKIVDDSAISVINEEFLGCVGPTNVLSFPFSENPDPDVNRFLGEIVLSVNTLARETRLYGQLPEEHTSRLLAHALLHLAGYDHGTEMYSLTDLAVESVSAEFRQRIPGWFF, from the coding sequence ATGCAGGAGCAAGTAGCAGTGGGCGTGAACCTCAGTATGGAGTGCCTGCCTCTGGCCGAATTCCCCTTGAGCAGGCAGGAGCTTGTCCGTCTTTCCGGAATGCTTCTGAACGTGCTCGGTCTGGACTGCTTTGACTTTGACCTTAAAATAGTTGATGATTCGGCAATTTCCGTTATCAACGAAGAATTTCTGGGCTGTGTGGGGCCCACCAACGTATTAAGTTTTCCTTTTTCCGAAAATCCAGATCCGGATGTAAACAGATTTCTTGGAGAGATCGTCTTGTCAGTCAATACTCTTGCACGTGAAACACGGCTCTACGGCCAACTGCCGGAAGAGCATACCTCAAGGCTGCTGGCTCATGCCCTGCTGCATCTTGCCGGGTATGATCACGGGACTGAAATGTATTCACTTACCGATCTCGCTGTCGAATCCGTTTCCGCTGAATTCCGGCAGCGAATTCCGGGTTGGTTCTTTTAA
- a CDS encoding PhoH family protein, whose protein sequence is MADKDKVRVKLEFEDGGLASVLFGAQNSNLELLSRHSGVRIESRGNSIMLIAENEELIDPVAKSFTQLYSLLKSGKEVFPQDVEAAYRILCRDPSADLIKIFRDELFAVSPKKTLTPRTLTQRAYFSAIRENDMVFSVGPAGTGKTYIAVAMAVYALQRKEVKKIILTRPAVEAGEKLGFLPGDLVDKVNPYMRPLYDALYDMLDFNRVQEMIEENIIEIAPLAFMRGRTLSNAFVILDEAQNTTREQMKMFITRLGFGSRAVITGDITQIDLPGNEPSGLVDACNILRDVYGVSFIHFEDTDVIRHPLVARIVKAYDSYECRSK, encoded by the coding sequence ATGGCGGATAAAGATAAAGTACGGGTCAAACTTGAATTCGAAGACGGCGGGCTGGCAAGCGTTCTTTTCGGTGCGCAGAATTCCAATCTTGAGCTTCTGTCACGTCATTCCGGGGTCAGGATAGAAAGTCGCGGCAATTCGATCATGCTTATCGCTGAAAACGAGGAACTGATTGATCCCGTAGCCAAGTCCTTCACTCAGCTCTATTCACTTCTCAAATCCGGCAAGGAAGTTTTTCCGCAGGATGTGGAAGCGGCCTACAGAATCCTTTGCCGCGATCCTTCCGCAGATCTGATCAAGATTTTCCGGGATGAGCTCTTTGCCGTTTCCCCCAAGAAAACGCTTACTCCGCGTACGCTAACACAAAGGGCGTATTTTTCCGCCATCCGTGAAAACGATATGGTCTTTTCCGTAGGTCCGGCCGGAACCGGAAAGACCTATATTGCCGTGGCCATGGCCGTTTATGCGTTGCAGCGCAAGGAAGTAAAAAAGATAATTCTTACCCGCCCCGCTGTGGAAGCCGGTGAAAAGCTGGGTTTTCTGCCCGGTGATCTTGTGGATAAGGTCAACCCGTATATGCGCCCGCTTTATGATGCCCTGTACGATATGCTCGATTTCAACCGCGTGCAGGAGATGATTGAGGAAAACATCATTGAGATAGCACCGCTGGCATTCATGCGCGGCCGGACTCTTTCGAACGCGTTCGTTATTCTGGACGAAGCGCAGAATACAACCCGCGAGCAGATGAAAATGTTCATCACCCGGCTGGGATTCGGGTCCAGAGCGGTCATCACCGGGGATATCACCCAGATAGACCTGCCCGGCAACGAACCTTCGGGGCTTGTGGATGCCTGCAACATTCTGCGCGATGTCTACGGGGTCAGTTTTATACATTTCGAAGATACGGATGTCATAAGACATCCCCTTGTCGCTCGAATCGTCAAGGCCTACGACTCCTATGAATGCAGGAGCAAGTAG